The sequence aaaaattcttccctgtgagggtggcgaGGCAATGGCACAGGCTGCTCGGAGAAGCTGCGGATAccttatccctggaagtgttcaaggccacggtggatgggactctgagcaacccGGCCTGGTGAAAGGCGCCCCAAGCCATGGGAGGGAATTTCGAACTATGTTTAAAATCCCTTTCAGCCCAGGCTATTCTATGATCCTACGATACACCTGCGGTGCGGACACATCCCCCGCCCCGTGACTCCTCACCAGACCTTCCACGAGATTAACCAAGCGCGCACCGCAGCTACAACCCGCCAGGACGCCTTCGGCCCCCACACCCGCTCCGTGCCCGATCCCAGCGACGCAGCCCCGGCTTCGCTCGTCTCACACCGACCGTGCCCGGCGCCGGCAGGGAGGAGCCCCGGGTCCGCTCCGCTCACACCCACCGTGCCCGGCGCCCGCAGGGAGGAGCCCCGGGTCCGCTCCGCTCACACCGACCGTGCCCGGCGCCGGCAGGGAGGAGCCCCGGGTCCGCTCCGCTCACACCCACCGTGCCCGGCGCCCGCAGGGAGGAGCCCCGATGCCGCCCCGCTCACACCGGCCGTGCCCGGCGCTGCTCGCACGCCGCCCTCACCGCACGGCCCCTTCCGGCGGCGCTACGGCGGCCGCGGCGGGACACACGGGGCTCCCCGGGCGCAGGCGCGGAGGGGCGCGGAGGCCGGGCCGATGCGGGGCCTGGCGCGGCCGGCGCTGCGGGCGCGATGGTGCCGCTCGCTCTGGGCGCTGCCGGCAAGGGCCGCCGCCAacgccgcttcttcgcctcctcctcctctcgccGGAGCCTCGCCGGGCGCGTTGAACCCGTTCGACCGGCGGCTGAAGCGGAAGCAAAAGAACTGGGCGGCGCTGCAGGCCGAGCCCGCCAAGTGCGATTACCTGCGGGAGGAGGTGCGGGGCCGGGGTCACCCCGAGTGCTGGGGCCGGGTCTGGGCCCGCAGCTCAGGGACCATATTGAGAGGCTGGAGCGGGGCcagaggagggcagcagggctggagcacagggccctgagagagctggggtgttcagcctggagaaaagaagaatcaGGGGTCACCTTATCAATCTCTGTAACTCCCTGGATGGAGCTTGTAGCCAGGTGGAGGTCGGTCTCTTTTCCTAGGCTGCCAGCGGCAGGATAAGAAGACATCGTCTTAAGCTTTCTCAGGGGGAGTTTCGGTTGAACttaaggaatttcttcacagaaaacagTGAtcagacattggaatgggctgcctagGGAGGTGGtggtccctggaggtgtttaaggaaaggctggacgtggcactcagtaCCGTGGTTTAGTTGATGtaatagatgagtaatgcgatgattgACCCTCACAATTATTATTGTTATATTGGTATTATCGTATTTCtggagtcccataccttctgggtggtgtTCTCACAGCAgcccttcacagcagtgctgctcctgcttcatcagggctctccctgaccagccaacccacccccttttatcccagttatcttcattagccacagctgctgcccaattaaggacagcacagctgcagcccatttagaacaattAGGATTGGGCCAAAGCCACTTATACAATAGATAGATTTTACTGGGACTCCTACTATACACAATAACAGACAAACAGCATGCATaaaggttaagaaaagttttataggtTTATAGTTACGTTTGAACCCCTCACGTGGTTATCAAGAGACAGCTCGGGTTGGGACATCTGCTATtgctggcttgtcactatggcgacacctgagctccaatcaggatttgaggaaaagATCTCCACCCCTGGGCAGCGAAGAAGGGTTTGGTGGACAGAACTttaggaggggttaaagggttaaaaggcaaaacccCCATTGTGTGGGTGAGTACATGGAGGTGAAAATCCCTTGCTCCCAGCGCTGTAAcccttttctctattcagtcttctgttgtatttttgataaggttgaATGAACCTTTCTAAATTATGAAAAGCAAGTAATCATTTCTCACAGCTGACAAGGTGCTGGTTACTAATAGATTGTACTTGGtggtctcagaggtcttttccagcctcattgATCCTGTGGTTCTGACCCCGCCTCTCCCCGCAGGTCGGCGGCAGGATCGCGGACCGGGTGTTTGACATCACCAGGTGAGCCCCGCCTCGTCCTCAGCCCTCCCCTCATCCCCAGGGGACGGGAGCCCTGGGGATATTGCTGGATGCTGAGCCCTTTCCCCGAGGTACCACTGAAGGATGCTTGGTGGGCTGAGTTCAATAAGGCCCTTAGAGATTAGCAGGTGAAACTTAATACAGTCTAAAAAGTATTTTAAGACTTGGTTCTGTTCTGTGTTGCTGATCTTATCTTTTAGAACATTTCCTCTGGCTTTGGATGTTGGCTCTGGAAGAGGTTACATAGCTCAGCACTTAACCAAGGTACTGTGTCTTCATACTTACAGGTGTTTAAAGGAAGTTCATATGTGTGCCTCCCTTTCAACTAGGGCTCTGTCACAACTTAAAACAATCGTCTGAGTCTTGATTTGGTAAATGTTCCCCTCTCCCCCACCCCTATACCTGTAGTTATAGCTCAAAGCTGAATGTTGCACAGGTTGTTCTTTATTGCTGCTGAAAACTGGACAAACGTGCGAGGGAAGTTACCTGTTATGATACAGTGAACTTTTAGTTTTGGGTAGGAATATGCCTGGTTTTTTGGTGACTCTTGGCCACAGTTAGTTGCTAAAGATTAGTGTCGTTGTGGAGGCTTTGAAGCCATTAACAGTTTACCATTCATGAACCACTTCGTAAGTTAAAGTGATTCCTTGGCTTCCTTAATCCATGGTTTATGTTTAACTAAACTTATGCCTAAAACTACAGAATGTGTTTTCTGTAACCACTTCTGCCTCAGCTGGTCTCCCTGGGAGCAGGTGCCACATTGGGTGGGAAAAGGGCCTTGTGTTTTATATAAAGCTTCTATCAAGAGTGGGACGGATTCTTTCTAATTTATTCATATAGGTGTGCCAAAAAATAACTCGTGTCCATTTACAAAATGATTCACATACTTAATAggcttttaaatttttatttcaggAAACAGTTGAAAAACTTATTCAAGTTGATATTGCAGAGAATGCTTTAGTAAGTAGCTTATTGAATGCTAAAGTGCTTCAGTTCTGTAATACAGGGAAGCAAAAGAAGTGAGGTTTTAATGAGCTCTTTTTCTTCCAACCCAACATTAGAAAAATGCTATAGAATCTGAAATCCCAACGATCAAGGTTGTAGCTGATGAGGAATTCCTTCCTTTCAAAGAAGATACATTTGATCTTGTTGTCAGCAGCTTAAGGTATGTactaataatttatttattttgtttggttAAGTTGTTAATAATGTTCTTTTCAGAGTAGCTTTAAGAAAATAAATCCAACGAAGTTTACTAGTCTGTTAAAAGGAATAAGAAAAGTACTTGCATAGTTAATATGAGCatgtatagtaggagtcctagtaaaatctatctattgtataagtggccttgccccaatcctagttgttctaaatgggctgcagctgtgctgtccttaattgggcagcagctgtggctaatgaagataactgggataaaagggggtgggttggctggtcagggagagccttggaggagctctgatgaagaagcaggagcagcactgctgtgaagagctgcttgtgagaaaaccatccagaaggtatgggactctagaaatatgatagcaagaagataggacagctgagagctgtggcaacctgagagctgggactctagaaatataacaacagCAAGCATGCACTAGAAAAAACTGCTGTCCTGGTGGTTCttcctgttttgtttgtttgatttcctTAAAACACTTGCAGCTTCTCTCTTTCCTGCTTTGTGGCAAACTAGTGTCCAGGGTTTGTGTTTTCTCACCTAAAAGAAGTGCTATGTAGCTAAACTTTTCTTCTTGTTTGGTATCAGTTTCAAGGCGTTTCAGCATGGTTGCACCTTCAGAAATCAGTTTGTGGCTTTGGCTCCTGAAACTTACTTAGCTAATTAGGTAGCATTGCCTAATTTTGATTTAATCTGAAATTGTAAAATGTACACTTCTCTTATTTCAGTTTGCATTGGGTGAATGACCTTCCTAAAGCTTTCAAAGAGGTAAGAATCTAGGTTAACACTTGCCATTACTTGCATTGACCAAGAAGACTTTTTGGTATTGGAATAAAGCAAATACTTGTTtaagacagaattttttttttttttcactaactAAATTTTTTTTAGCTAACTAAATtttttaactatttttttttttactatattaCATCTAAATTGCCAAGTTTGgaagtaatataatatagaatctgccaagcactcaactgcacagaatctcatgATTGTTGgccaacagtcccaacacacacacacattgattcagttggtcagtgaatcaaaacacaccagaatccaattaccaattcccttcaggtaaacagtcTTCCACAATGCATTTCACTTGTGAACAGCACAGGAGCAATAAATTAGAtaggaattgttttgatcattctctgcttctcccaggttcagagaatgtgaatctcgtgactgtcagctgacagtcctgacaCAAAAACACACATATACACGCAGACACACacatggattcaattggtcaatgaatcaaaacacaccagaatccaattaccaatttctttcaggtaaacaatcttccagaatgcattccacttgtgaatgacataggagcagcaaatgagataggAATTGTTTTGACGATTCTTTGCctctctcactgcttctcccaggttcagagCATGTGAATCTTGTGACTGTTGGCCAACAgtcccaaaacacacacacaaaaaatggaTTCCATTGGTCAATTAATCAaaacacaccagaatccaattgcCAATTCCCTTCAGGTCTTCTTCCATGATccattccacttgtgaacaatGCAGGAGCAGTAAATGCAGTAAGAATTGTTTTCATCACTCTTTGCTTCTCCCAGGCTCAGAGAATGTGATCTCCCAGCCATgccctgtgtgtgtttgtgtgttgcAGATCCACCAGGTGCTGAAGCCCGATGGAGTGTTCATTGGAGCCATGTTTGGGGGGGACACCCTGTACGAGCTGCgctgctccctgcagctggctgagctggagagggaagGGGGCTTCTCTCCTCACGTGTCACCCTTCACTGCTGTTGCTGATCTGGGACATCTCCTCTCCAGGGCTGGCTTTAACACCCTCACTGTGGTAATTATAAGTAAGAGAGCCATCAGGGAGGACAATCCGGAACGTCAGAGGTGCTGGAGTATGAAAATCACTGTTTGCTAATGTAGTAATGACAAACTGCTTCCTTCTGGATGTGGTGCACCTCACTGAACAGGCTGCAGAAATAGCCTGGACTGCCACTGGTTTTGGCTATGTGGTAATTAATGGAACCAACTGTAGCGTACACTGAAGTGTATCTTTGGCTCGTAGCCCGGTAGAATTTGGATGGTTTTCTTGAAGAAATGTCAGAGAGTATTAGACCTGCTTGAAAAAATTATAGACACTTGCTCTTTCTtctaaaaacaagaagaaaataatggcatttaaattaaaatttgatTGCATTTGAGCTACTAagcaaaactttttaaaaatgttGAAATAGTACATGCTTCCTAGAAATATATGATTTGAGCAGAAGAGGCAGATgaacagaattatagaatggtttgggttagaaatcatccagttccaaccctcctgccatgggctgtCAGTCATATTTTCTAgagaaatccctttgcccaggattcttctcctgggaagctgagaagcctcaaagaaaaaggaaaacaataatgatCTGATTTGCTTCCCCTGTGTTTTGCTGTGTTTagaatgtgtttggacattgtttgccaacaggtggttgtttcattcGTTTCATGTGAATTATTTGACTTattgaccaatcacagtcaggctgtgtcggggctctggaaagagacacaagttttctttagtatcttttaAGCCttctataagtatcctttctgtatagtttagtttaatattttttaatataatatagtatcataaaatataaatcataaaattagccttctgagaacataaagtcagattcatcattccttcctttgtctggGAACCCTGCAGGTACAATAATGGGCAGGGAATAGTTTGGGAGTACAGCAAGGCTGAAATAATGCTGTTGGTTTAGTTTGATGTGCTCTAAAATTGAGTTTCTCAATTCTTCCAGGATACTGATGAAATCCAAGTGAACTACCCAGGGTTATTTGAGGTTATGGAAGACTTACAAGGCAAGTATATTCTTTGTGGAAACATAGATGTTTTCTGTGTCAGTGCACCAGACACAGAACTATTTTACTGTGTGTTTCTTAACTCCAAATCATAGACTAACTAGTgtgggttggaaagaacctttaaaggccatctagtccaactctctgcagtgagcagggacattttgaactagatcaggctgctcagagctccatctgaCCTGGTCTTGGATGTTTCCAGGTGTGGGTCATCCACCATTTCCCTTGGCAACCTGAGCCAGTGTTTCACCATCTTCATCACAAAGaatttctttcttaaaaaaataaatcttactTTATATGCAGTAGGGGAAGCATTAAGGTTTTTTCCTGCTGTCTAGTGAGTCAGAAGATTATGCCTGTCAGGAGGTTGGTGTTGGGAAGCACAAGTCAAAGATTTGCTACTTCATGCTCTGCTGTGAATGTTCTGCTTCCCTGGAGTTCTGTTCTGCATGAGCCTGTTCAGTGTCAGGTGCAGAAAAGCCCTAAAAGAGAGACAGAAGTCCATATCCCACACACTGACTTTTCCTGTGAGCCTTTCTAATTAGCAGGGCAATCAGCAAACTGCTTTGGAATGAGAGTAAATACATCCTTAATTTGGAATATGCTGAGGAGCAGCCAACAATTGAGTAATGGTTTTGTTAATACTCTGATTGCATTTGCCATGGATTGTAAAGCAGTCATTCACATGCAGTCTGTTGTTACTGACAGCAGCTCAGGGCATTTCTTATCTGGATCCACTGCTGTATGGAGCCATTCCTTAATGGAAAGGCAACTTTTATGGGGCAGAAACATTCAGATGCATTAAATGATTAAAAATATTAGAATTGTGGTTACTTtactttgttttttaaatttcttgGACTAGTAATTTTAATTATTATCTGTTAAAACAGTATAGTCGTGTCTGAATAAACCCTTTGTACTCATTCCTAAAATCAGTTATACTTAAAAACCTAAATGCTCCAAGACTCAGGCTGATGAAGGAATAATTTGAAATGATTCCTAGCAATGCAAACTGTAAATTGCAAAGCATAGGAATTAAAAATTTTGGATTCTTACACATAAGAAACTCATGTAATGATCTGTGGTATGTTCTCTCTTACAGTGAATAGCAGAGGAATCTGTACTTTGGTTTTATAAGAATGTGTCCTTAGTGCATGGCACTTAACTCATGGCATGTGCAATATCTTCTTTTCCTTAAAGCTAAAACATATTTTTAGGTATGGGGGAGAGTAATTGCTCTTGGAATAGAAAGCCTCTGCTGCACAGGGAGACAATGCTGGCAGCTGCTGCAATATACCAAGGTCAGTATTTGAGACTAATGAGTTCATCTAAAATGACTTTAAGaacattttttgtcttttttaatgacctttttgtaaaaaaaacccaaaaatctaaCCAAgcccaaagcaaaaccaaaaaccccaaatacttGAGAAAAAATGCCATTATCATAAGCTATTTTTAACCTTAATTATAATGCCAGGATTTGAACTGTATTGATGCACCAGTGTGAGATATTTTTATTGTCCCAAATCTTTCACCAGGAGTCATTATGATGAGTATGATGTTCTGAGAGCTGAGTGTTTCCTAGGGCTGACATCCTGTaccttctctctctcccttcctgCCCTAACAGAAATGTATGGGAACAGCAATGGCTCTGTACCTGCCACCTTTCAGATCTACTACATGATTGGCTGGAAATACCACGAGTCACAGGTAATGTGAAGCTCTTATTTTCTCTTTGAAGGTACTATATAAGTAAGTGATGTTTTAAAAGGTTTTTACacaatatttttgtttaaaattagccctatattttttttcccttaggcaAAACCAGCCCAGCGAGGTTCTGCAACAGTTTCATTTGGAGATCTGGCAAAAATAGAAGGACTtcttaaaagaggaaaaaaataattgttcTTCAGAAATAATAATGGTCTTGAAACTTCTGTAAAAGTTTTAATTGCAGACAGTCTTCACTTGTGCTTATTTAGTGATGACATCCTGAAATGATAATAAAGTATCCACTATAGAGCTTTTTGTACTGTGCCACAGCATTATCTGTGTGAAATGGTGTTAATTTTTTATTTCTAGGTAAATAGCTGAGCATTTTGCTTTCTCAAGTCTTTGAGAGGACTTTTCAACTCTCAACTTTTTATTAAATTT comes from Melospiza melodia melodia isolate bMelMel2 chromosome 3, bMelMel2.pri, whole genome shotgun sequence and encodes:
- the NDUFAF5 gene encoding arginine-hydroxylase NDUFAF5, mitochondrial → MAASQSFGHPHGISLDPLQPVHLLCTAGTEIEHRCDLTSSIWHNDFFIPAGDVWLMEPVGFDTAADLNKPQIILYLPRSQAQILALPAAPGAQKSPVPWALSKAPGTAGEEGNSAPLLRLFYDPTIHLRCGHIPRPVTPHQTFHEINQARTAATTRQDAFGPHTRSVPDPSDAAPASLVSHRPCPAPAGRSPGSAPLTPTVPGARREEPRVRSAHTDRARRRQGGAPGPLRSHPPCPAPAGRSPDAAPLTPAVPGAARTPPSPHGPFRRRYGGRGGTHGAPRAQARRGAEAGPMRGLARPALRARWCRSLWALPARAAANAASSPPPPLAGASPGALNPFDRRLKRKQKNWAALQAEPAKCDYLREEVGGRIADRVFDITRTFPLALDVGSGRGYIAQHLTKETVEKLIQVDIAENALKNAIESEIPTIKVVADEEFLPFKEDTFDLVVSSLSLHWVNDLPKAFKEIHQVLKPDGVFIGAMFGGDTLYELRCSLQLAELEREGGFSPHVSPFTAVADLGHLLSRAGFNTLTVDTDEIQVNYPGLFEVMEDLQGMGESNCSWNRKPLLHRETMLAAAAIYQEMYGNSNGSVPATFQIYYMIGWKYHESQAKPAQRGSATVSFGDLAKIEGLLKRGKK